From the Carassius carassius chromosome 34, fCarCar2.1, whole genome shotgun sequence genome, the window tatttatttatatttatggttAATATATAGgcttgtacattttttatatattaacgtGTTTATATTACTTCTAATGAAACTTTGGCCATAACTTTTTTTAGTTTTCTCTatgtatttcttcttcttcttcttcttcatttaaattttttttttaatgcagtgctTACTGCAAAttgatgaataaatgaatggatCACTGAAAAATCTTCAGGGTATATTTTATTTGTACCAAAATACAACACACAATTTATATAAAAGTatttacatggtaaatatgaaGAGCCAAAGAAATCTACAAAAAGTGCAAGAACTACGAAAAACTACAAAATTTAGGAAAAATTGTACACAGATGATCTTAAGGAATTTCAAGCAGatctattagtgtgtgtgtgtgtgtgtgtgtgtgtgtgtgtgtgtgtgtatatatatatatatatatatatatatatatatatatatatatatatatatatatatataaaataaaaaataaaaaaagatttaaaacattGTCAGTGTCCTGCACTGATGAGTGCCAGTTTGTCTATTCATATTCTCATAAACAAATGCTCATGTGTCAAGAGTTGAGTTGTGTGatcttgagaaaaaaaagaaagaagaaaaaaacattttgaatgagAGACATATTCTCTATTAATCAATTCAAACTGCACAGTTTAAGTTACAGTACAACTTGCAGCAAATCATAAAAAAACTTTGAGAGTTATTGACATTGCATCAAGTGCAAAGATCCCTGACGAATGTTTTAGCACCTTGTTTAGCACCTAAACAACAGGGCATTTATGTCTCCTTACATGTTGCTTGATAATACAACAAATACAGACATAGCTGCTCGTGGTCCATAAAGCTCAGATGTGCAAGAATTCCTGAGAAGAAATTAGATAAATCAGACATTTTTGAGGTTAAGGGAAAGGAGATGCCCTGGAAACAAGAACTTAGTTTATATAGTACAGTTCCTCATCATGATAAAGTAGGGAAATTGACACAATATGCTTTAGaccagtgagagagtgtgagaactTGTAAGAGACAGAAAAGTTTCCTGAGGGTTTATGGCATACTACATCCAAAGAAATCTGCACCAACATAGCGTGGGTAACCTTCCAAAACCTTACGCTGAACCAGGTCAAACCTCCAGTACTGCCGACGGCTGATGAAGACGGCCAAGCCTGTGGAGCATACAACCGTTTGCAAGAAAATTAATTCATGGGAAATGGGAATTCATAACACAATGTATTACTATTGCAGAATACTGCACAACTACATACTTAGTAATTATAAATCAGAAATGTGAGGGTGCACAAGTTTGTATTGACCCAAAACAACTGAGTATTGCTGCTGAAATATCGCCCTCTTCTGTCAGAGGTCTGTCACACTCAACAATTAAAATTGGCAGAGCAGTGATAGATCTAACGACTGCCTTTTTCTTAGCTGGTTCCCTGTCATGGATTAAAGCCACATAATTTCAGCAGGAAAtcaatgcaaatcttgtcaaGGAAGCTATTAGGATGCTATTCACAAGAGACTTTGTGAACATGACCTACTCCATCTTTTTGAATCACTTTGAGccataaacattttgtttttgatcCACTAAAAATGTCTCAGCTATTTGCTATGTCGTATAACATGTGCTTTCTGGGTCAGAGTGACTTAAAATGATGCAGCATGCGCAGGTTCAATTAGAAATAGATCTACATTCCAAAAACAGCAGACTGTTCTGAGATTTACACAGGCCTAGCGCCATAGTGGGGCTggcataaaaaattaaaacaactgACACATGAGTGCGTATCAGTGTTTACGTTCTGAAGAGAGTGGAATGTTTCTATTTATGATGTGTTATTTTACAGCTGTGAGCAAATTAGCCAATCACTTGCATTTCTGTTGACATTAACAGTTAGGGTTATGAACGTAGGCGCTTTAATAACTAGAAATATGAGAAATTTAAATGACCTGTGCGGTGGTCGGTTCACAGTAGTAACGTTTCCACTAAGTGAATATTTGCCACCTTCAATTGATTTCCATTTTTTTccgttataattttatttttttcgaaCCTTATTAGAataaattcttatatatatttcatcaacaaattcaatcaaaataataagacACAAATTGGTGGTTATGATTCAAATGAAATCGGCCTCAACAAAATCCATCTTTGCACTGCAGGCGGCACAATATCTGCACCTTAAatagcatttagatgtatttagaCAGAATATTTAATGCTGATCAGAGCTGGTagaaatgcatttacactgcaattaCAACTGcattaataattctaataaattataaaaataacagttataatatttaaacataacatttgactgattctactttaaatattaaactaaaacaGACAGTAGGTGGAAACAAGTCTCTTAATATTAGTCACTAAACTATTAattcaaacgattcattcagaaAAGAAGCAAGTTACTTTTAACTGGTCCATTGAATTAGTCAAATTAGTAAAATTAGTAAATTagtaaaattattcaaaaaaaaaaacacatacacaactTGATTTCTTTTATGTTAATATTAACATTCAATAGTATGTATTAAAAAGGCTGAGACTGAAGTACCATGTGCATCCTGGAAGGCAGCATCAATCTCATCAGGGATGCCCCTCCAGTCCTCCTGGATGCTGCCACGGAAGGCCGTGTCCTCTCTGTTCTCTTGGGAATCCAAACGCCAGTAGCGTCCTGACTTGAAGAAGTATGTATGGTGGCCGTGGTGCTCCTTTAAGTGCAGTGCAGCCTGAATGTGTGTGACAGGAAGGCCTATAGTCTGGAGAGGGTCTGGTCCTTTTATCTTGCGTTCTGCATCAAACACCCAGTAGTTGGAACCTAACAGAGGACATATGTTATAGAGTAAGTATAAGTAAAGAGTAAATATGACTGCATTAGTATGTTAATTCATTATAAATGTCGCTATATTCCATTTTAGCTTTGTTGCCTATTATTTGTTATTGATTTGCAGATTCACTTCCCTTTTGTAAAACAAAGGCAAATCATTATCAGACTCCATCTAAAGAATTTCTAACTGATTTCACAATATAAAACTACACAGTATTAAACCTTTGTTCAATGAAATGCAAAAAAGATGAAAAACctgattaaatgaaaaatgaagtaTTAGTCTATCTGCATGttcaaagtcagcatgaaatggaaattcacaaaattcatcttaatttctaatttaatttcTTACTGAACCTATTGTAAACAAATAATTGTGTAtgtgcaattattttattttattattattttagaccttgtaatttttaattaaaatgtcatgtCAAAACTTAAACTTCCAGTTGCTgggtgattaaataaaaaataaaaaagattctgatatttttttcaaatttggaTGATATTCAATATTCTACTGAAAGACAATAAATAATCTTAATTTTTATACAGATCACAAAATGGCATGTTTAGACTTTTATGGCcataaatgtgaatttaatatgttttaatgcttttaaaggaTCCACAAACACCTTTTGTCTATAAAATTGTCTTGAGTGATAATCATAGTCATAATCAAGAGCATTCACATCAACATACCACGTCTGACTCACTGAACCAATGCTATTCCAGTTCTAAATGCAAAGAGTAAAGTTTAACCCAAATTTTCAATcttgaaattatacatttaattctgTGGAATTCACAAGTACCATTTGAGATACAATAAGTGTACAGTACTGTTTTGGTGCTGCACTGCACTGAACAACACATGTATGTATCTGTTGTTAGTAGAGTGTGTTCTGCGTGCTCGTGTTTTATCATGCCCTGCATTAGAGGCACAAAGCAGGATGCTAAAGTTATGGGTCAAGGGGAAGCTCCGCACCACCCATTACCATAGATATGTATATAACCAGGCCTGTCTGATCCTGTCCTCCAACCACAAATCACCACAGTCAGCCACTGGTGCTGAACTCACCCACCTTCAAAGAACCAGATTTTGCCCTTTGTGTCTTCATAGGCAGCGCCTACATTCTCTGGAATGCCCCTCCAGTGTCGAGAGGCCAGGGCAGGGTATCCCGCCTGCAAACGGCCCTCCCTGATGCGCCAGGCATAGCTGGCCTTGAAGAAGAACAATTCCCCACGGATTACAGACACAGCATCGAAGTCTGTGTGACAAGAGTCAGGCTACAAACAGCGACAGCAAGAGAGGAGATGGGATAACGTAAGTGAGAATAAATGGaataaactgatttaaaatatgTGATGTTTTAGGAATATTTGGGgcttaatacaataataattataatacaatacaattgcaatttataacattaataattattatgacacacacacacacacacacacacacaaaactatgaattacctctggttttctttaaaaaaataaataaataaaaaattgagacTAAATTGACaaattacacaataaaaaaatatattgttagcATCTGTAGTCTATACAATTGAGTAGAGTGAGTATATTAACATTTACTGTTATAATTTGTAAGAGCTTCACTGTAACCtcgattgttttattattattatttattttattttttttgcggtAACCAACATTATGGCAATGCTGTTGATGTTGCTGTCGACATTCTTTTAAATGTGTAACTTATTCAATGTTTAAGTGTTCAGTGACTCACTGCACTGGTGATAATCTCATTGGTTTCTATAGGGATTTGGACCGCGGCTTTCGGCCGGGGGCCATAGAGGTACTGAATCCCTTTCTTGTCATCCTCACTGAGCTGGAGAGGATAAGAGAAGCTGTAAAATGGGGACATCAAGGCTCCAGGCTCCAGAGAATGCTGTAGACCCAGGACATGACCAAACTCATGTGCTGCCACCTGAAGAAGATCAGTTCCTGTAGAATGACATTTAAGATGAGGCATTTCCACACCAATCTGATTTGGCTTTTATATCTGATCTTAAGGAATGACTGTCATTTTGTTTGTTCTGATCTTTTTGTTCAGACAGGGTCATCAACATCTGGTGCATCTACATCAGTTTCTGTAGAAATGATGTCAGGAGACAGCTGAGAGTAGATGTCATTGTGGAAAGAGAGAACGGAAAACCAGACATCTTGTCTTTGCTCGTGTCTGTGGTGACATCTCACCATGAACTCAAAAGGTGCAGCAACCTTACAAAATAACACACACTTTGTATGATGTCATGCATTTGTAtgataaaaaaacagatattaatCACTTTAGTCAGTTTAATCTGTCAAATCCCATATGGATGTCGACTGGGTTTAAGATTGGAGCCAAATACACAAAAAACTTAGAACGTATCAGAGATCTATCCAAACTTTCCaggtaatttaaaaaagaaaaaatctatgATACATTCACTGATTCATTCGTCTACAATATGTGTTATCTGTATTTGAGCTTTCCAAGTGATTGGCAGGCAGTGAAGCAGTATGAATATTTTGCAACTTACCAAGTTCATTGCCAACCGTCCAGGACTCATCATAGTCAAAATGAATGTCTCCCTCTCGATGTGTCCTTGGGAAAAAAGCATGAGCCAAAATCCCACCAGGGCCATCAAAGGGCAAATTATCACCATGCCAGAAACTAAtatggaaaacacacacacacacacatatatgtatgtatatatatatatatatatctatgtatatatataaatatatatacttaccATTTAATATCTTTGCATCACAGTAGGactatcacataaaaaaaaacaagttaaacCACTACATTCCCCATTCATATGTGTGACTTGAACTAAATATTCAGTGTTACCTATTTTCTGCCAGTATTACCATAGCAGAAAATAGACTGACATTAAGAGCTATTGGATGTgatatgatatattttaaattttttcactTATTAATTTCTTTAGTTTTATACCTAAAGACATAAATATGAAAATCTGAAATCAGCATATTTCCGTTAAATAATGTAGACTCGTGTGAGATACACAAGTCCCAGATTTATTATACTATATTGTACCGTTCTTTACTATCATACTATATTGAAAACTACACTAGTACTCACTTTATTTGgtaacatttgtatttgtttgcagGATACATTAATCAAGGATGACAAATACACCTGTGAAGAGGGTTTTTCTGAAAAAACTATAACTGAGATATGATTTTGCATGGCCCTCAGGTGTCATTATGAAATTCACCAGATTACTATCATATCCGTTTATGAAGATGAACAGGAGCCAGAGACCAAAAGCAAAAATGACAAACTGCTTCACTCTGTTACACCTAGGCATACTGAAGGATGATTTTTTTGTTACCTTGCAAAGTCAATGACGATGTCGGCCTCTTGGTTGATAACCTCAGTAAAGGTGAGGGGCGTGACATCAGTCCAAATCTTGAGAGCTTCCTGTAAAACCCGCCTCACTTTATCCTCACTCACCTGCCATGGGAAACGCTGGATTCTGAACACAAAATCCACAGGCAAACACTAAATTTATCAACAAAACACCGACGATAATGTTTGCCCCAGCATACACGCATTGTGTTACAGACCATCGGTCCTTGCACTGCTGGACCACCAACCGACACAAATCCACATCAGAGACCACCAGTGATTCATCTTTATTATTCATCACCATAGGCATCTGTCTGTTGAGCATGCCacatgtgctctgattggttgtctTATGAGCATAATGAAACTGTGGTTTCAGTGGTATTATGTGTAGCTTCATGACCCAGTTCTCTGACAGGAGCAGAGCTCACCCCACAGGGATCATGTTACCTCAGACACGTATCAGACTGCTCTGGATCTACAATTACAATTTAGGCATAATTAACCTTTTATTATAGTCATTTACATAAAGGTGAGAACTCTTCAAATATTTGAAGATACAATTATCACAAATCCACATAGCTCAAGTTAATAGGAACTTGAACTGTTTCAACTTGTATCAGAAATTCTttagaaatacacattttaataatgGAAGCCAAGCTTTATCAAGGGCCCACACATCTGTCTGTGTCAAGGAATGTCTCGATTCAGCCTCTCAAGTTTAGGATTTCTTTGTCCTTGTgaaatggacccttttcacatttccgGGGTTCTCAGAAGCCGAACTCAGAGCTCATCATAGCTGactaaacttctatagtggtgaatggaAACTACAACAAAAATACTTTTAGCTTTCCCATTTGCTCTAATTGCAAAGGAAAAAATCCACATTAGCGTAGAAATGACGTTccaaaaaaggtacaaaatatAGTGAGATTGATTAAGATGCTGAGAAGAGAAGATGCTCCCTCAGTTGTTGTGTTAGAAACACTTAAACATCAGTG encodes:
- the LOC132114463 gene encoding stromelysin-3-like, producing the protein MRVSGLLSGAFALHVLLTVRCKPLHERRGLVNHKEPQGLSQIPHFLSEKRRDRVSHPQDIVKPQAWPKDEPQLNTQLRNSPGGAGPLRCGVPDYPDQREVHLSRHPRQKRFVISGGRWPKTDLTYKIQRFPWQVSEDKVRRVLQEALKIWTDVTPLTFTEVINQEADIVIDFASFWHGDNLPFDGPGGILAHAFFPRTHREGDIHFDYDESWTVGNELGTDLLQVAAHEFGHVLGLQHSLEPGALMSPFYSFSYPLQLSEDDKKGIQYLYGPRPKAAVQIPIETNEIITSAPDSCHTDFDAVSVIRGELFFFKASYAWRIREGRLQAGYPALASRHWRGIPENVGAAYEDTKGKIWFFEGSNYWVFDAERKIKGPDPLQTIGLPVTHIQAALHLKEHHGHHTYFFKSGRYWRLDSQENREDTAFRGSIQEDWRGIPDEIDAAFQDAHGLAVFISRRQYWRFDLVQRKVLEGYPRYVGADFFGCSMP